From the genome of Mycobacteriales bacterium:
TCGTCGGCGTCGAGCCGCCGCAGCTCCTCGGCCAGCAGGTCACCGAGCCCGCGGCGCTCCAGCGGCAGCGTCCGATCGGGCTGGTCGCTGCGGCGCAGCGTCACCGTCTGCCCGTCACCCGCACTCAACCGGACCTCGCAGTCCTCGAGCGCGAGGGACACACCGGTGATGCCGGGGCCGTCGCTGTCGACCAGCGAGGCCTGCACCCCCAGCCGCGACGCCAGCCAGCCCGCCAGCAGCGCCCGCGTGGGGTCCTCCGGCTCCCCGTGCACCTCTGCCCGCTGCGCGGCCGAGGTCACCGAGTCGAAGGCGGCGGCGCACAGCGCCCGCCAGAGTGTCGCGCGGGTCCAGGCCAGATCGGTGTCACCCGGGGCGTAGTCCTGGGCCCGCTGGGCCAGCGAGGCGAGGGGATCCGCCGCCAGCGAGGTGTCCGTCACACGCCGATCGGCCAGCACGCCCAGCGGGTCGTGGGCGATGCGGTGCGGCGGCTGGCCGTACCACCACGTGACGACGGGGGCGTCCGGCGCGAGCAGCGGCAGCACGACGGACTCGGCATGCAGGGCCAGCCGTCCGTACATCCGCAGCACGGCCGCCTCGCCGGGCCCGAGGCGGCCGCCGATGAGGACCTCGGCGTCGAGCCGGGCCTCCAGCGCGTCCGGCCGGCGCCGCACCACGATGATCAGCCGACACGGGTGCGCGGCGGCGGCCCGCGTGGCCGCCTGCTCGGCCTGCTCGACCTTGCTCTCCTCGACGACGACGACGAGGGTCAGCGCCAGCCCACTCGAGACCGAGCCGGCCTGCCGCCGCTCGGCCGCGAGCGCCTTGACCACGGCCGTGCCGGTGGTGTCCCAGAGCGTCGTCATGCGTGCCTCCGGCACGACGCAGTCGTCATGTGTGCCTCCGGCACGACGCAGTCGTCAAGGTCGCCTCCAGACCCGGCCGTCGCGGGCCAACATCTGCTCGGCGGCCCGCGGCCCCCACTCGCCGGCGCGGTAGAGGTGGGGCTCGCCGCCCTGCGCGTTCTGCTCAGCCCAGAACTGCTCGATCGGGTCGATGACCTGCCAGCTCTGTTCGACCTCCTCGTTGCGCGGGAACAGCGACGCGTCGCCGAGCAGCACGTCCAGCAGCAGCCGTTCGTACGCCTCCGGGCTGGCCTCGGTGAAGGCCTCGCCGTACTGGAAGTCCATCGCCACGTCGCGCACCTCCATCGTGGTGCCGGGCACCTTGGAACCGAAGCGCAGCGTCACGCCCTCGTCCGGCTGGACCCGCACGACCAGTTGATTGGCGCCGAGCTTCTCGGTGTCGGTCTTGGCGAACGGCAGGTGCGGTGCCCGGTGGAAGACGACGGCGATCTCGGTGACCCGCCTCGGGAGCCGCTTGCCGGTACGCAGGTAGAACGGCACGCCCGCCCAGCGCCGCGTCTCCACCTCCAGCCGGACCGCGGCATAGGTCTCGGTGCGGCTGTCCCCGGCGACCCCCTCCTCGGCGCGGTAGCCCTTGACCCGCTCGCCCGCCAGCCACCCCTGGTCGTACTGACCGCGGACGGTGTAGGCCGCCAGGTCGGCCGGTGGCTTGAGCGCGCCGAGCACCTTGCGCTTCTCGGTGCGCAGGCTCTCGGCGTCGAAGCCGACCGGCTCCTCCATCGCGGTGAGCGCGAGCAGCTGCAGCAGGTGGTTCTGCAGGACGTCGCGGGCCGCACCGGTCTGCTCGTAGAAGCCGGCGCGGCCGCCGATGCCGCCGTCCTCGGCCATCGTGATCTGGACCGAGTCGACGAAGTGGCTGCCCCAGATCGGCTCGAACAGGGTGTTGGCGAAGCGCAGCGCCAGCAGGTTCTGGACTGTCTCCTTGCCCAGGTAGTGGTCGATGCGGAAGACGTCCTGGGCGGTGAAGACGTCGTCCACCAGGCCGTTGAGGGCCTGGCTCGACGGCAGGTCGTACCCGAACGGCTTCTCCACGACGACCCGCCGCCAGCCGCCTGACTGCCGGTTGTCGGACATGCCGGTGCGCTGCATCTGTTTGAGCACCGTCGGGAACGCCGCCGGCGGGATCGACAGGTAGAACGCCGCGTTGCCCTGCGTCCCGTGAGTGGCGTCCAGCTCCCGCAGCGTGCGGGCGAGCAGGTCGAACGCCGCATCGTCGTCGAAGCTGCCCGGCAGGAACCTGATGGCGTCCTGCAGTCGGTGCCAGGTCGATTCGCGGAATTCGGTACGGGCGCCCTTCTCGGCCGCCGAGCGGGCCAGCTGCTCGAAGTCGCCGTCACCCCAGTCGCGGCGGGCGAAGCCGAGCAGCACGAAGCCCGGCGGCAGCAGTCCGCGGTTGGCCAGGTCGTAGACAGCCGGGATCAGCTTTTTCCTGGCCAGGTCGCCGGTCACCCCGAAGACGACCAGGACGCACGGCCCCGGGACGCGTGGCAGCCGCCGGTCGCCGGGGGAGCGCAGCGGGTTCGGCCCGGTGGAGGTCATCGGCCGCCGGCCGCCGCCAGCAGCGCGCGGAGCCCCTGCGCACGGTCGGTCAGGTGCAGCGCCAGCACCGGCCGGCCGCGGGAGTCCAGGGCCCGCAGGTCGCCGAGCGCCTGGGCGGCCTGCAGGCCGCCGAACGTGAACGGCCGGCCGGGCACCTCGAGGTCGTGGGCCACGGCTCCGGTGATCTGCAGGAAGACCCCGGTCTGCGGCCCGCCCTTGTGGAACTGCCCGGTCGAGTGCAGGAAACGAGGGGCCCAGCCGAAGGTGACCGGATGCGCCAGCCGCCGGGCCAGGACCGCCCGCAACTGCGCTGCCGAGGCGTCGGCCTGCCGGTCCAGGTAGGCCATCGCGGCGAGGTAGCCGCGTTCGGGCACAGCTGCCAGCAGCGCGGCGAGCGCCCCCGAGAGGGTGTCGACGCCGGCCAGCAGGTCGCCCGTCGCGAACACGTTTACGCCGTCCGCACTGAACAGCGGCGGGCGTACGGCCGACGGCGCACCGTCCAGGATCGCGCCGGTGTTGTCCTTGCTCTCCTGGACGTTCGGCTGGTCGAACGGGTTGATGCGCAACGCCCAGCCGGCTACCGCTGTCGCGTACTCCCAGGCAAGGAACTGCGCGCCCAGCGGCCCGGTGACCGTGCTCCCGACAGCAGGTCCCTGCGTCTTTGCCGCTCCGGCGACGACCAGCTGGCTGTCGGCGGACGGCTCGGTCCCCGGCGCGTCCGGCGCCTCGACGACGACGGGCAGCAGCCCTTTGCCCTCCTTGCCGGTCGACTCGGCCACCAACTGCTCCACCCAGTCACCGAAGCCGACCAGCCCGGGCGCCGGCGCGAGCACCAGCTTGTCCCGGCCGGCGACGGCGCCGCCGCCGAGCACGGCGCCGAGCGACAGCGCGGGGGAGTCGGCGGACAGGGCCGGCTGCAGGGCGGCGGCTTCGTCGAGCAGGCCGGCGAGGTCGGCCCCGGCCAGGCCGGCGGGCACCAGGCCGAAGGCCGTCAGGGCGGAGTAGCGGCCACCGACGTCGGGGTCGGCGAGGAACACCGCCCGGGTCCCCTCCTGCTTCGAGGCCTGCTCGAACGGCGAGCCCGGATCGGTCACGACGACGATCCGCTGCGACGGGTCCAGCCCGGCCGCTTCGAAAGCCGCCCGCGCAGCCCGCCGGTGACTGTCGGTCTCGATCGTCCCGCCGGACTTCGAGGACACGACGACGACGGTGCGCTCGAGCTCCACGAAGGCCGACCGGACCTGCCCCGGATCAGTGGTGTCGACCACGACCAGCGGCACGCCGGCCGTGCTGCAGATCACTTCGGGGGCCAGGGAGGACCCGCCCATGCCGCAGAGCACGACCCGGTCGACACCCTCCGCGCGCAGCTCGTCGCGCAGGGCCAGCACCCTCGGCACCAGCGCCCGGCCGGGCTCGACGACCTCCAGCCAGCCGAGCCGCACGCTGGCCTCGGGCGTGGCCTCAGGACCCCACAGGGTGGCGTCCTTGTCGACCAGCGCCTGCGCCAGGCCCGCGTCGTGCGCCTGTGCCAGCACCCGGCCGGCCGCCTCCAGCAGGGACGCGCCGGACGTACGGACCGTGAACCCGGCTGCGGTGACCGGCTCGCCGGCACGCGGCTGGCTCACTCGCTGCCGCTCTGCGTCGAACCCGCGGCGGGTCCGCTGCCGGCGGGAACGGTCCCGCCGTCGGCCGCCACGTCCGCACCCGCCTGCTCCAGCTGCTCGGTGACGCACTCGATCAGCGCGTTCCAGGCGTCCTCGAACTTCGCGACGCCCTCCTCCTCCAGCTGTCGCACGACCTCGTCGTAGTCGATCCCGGCGCTCTTGAGGTCATCGAGCACCTGCTGCGCCTCGGGATAGGCCGTCGTGACGGTGTCGCCGCGCACGACTCCGTGGTCGGCGACCGCCTCGAGCGTCGCCTCCGGCATCGTGTTGACCGTGCCGGGAGCCACCAGCTCGACGACGTACCGCGTGTCGTCGTAGGCCGGGTCCTTCACCCCGGTGGACGCCCACAGCGGGCGCTGCGGCCGGGCGCCGGCCTGCTCGAGCGCCCTCCACCGGTCGCTGCTGAACACCTGCTCGTAGTGCGCGTACGCCAGCCGGGCGTTGGCGATGGCCGCCGTGCCGCGGAGCGCGGCCCCGTCGTCGAGCTGTCCGTCGATCGCGCTGTCCACCCGTGACACGAAGAAGGACGCCACGGACCCGAGCCGCGACAGGTCGTGCCCGGCGGCCTTCGCCTGTTCCAGGCCGTCGAGGAACGCCTGCATCACGGCGTCGTAGCGCTCCAGCGAGAAGATGAGGGTCACGTTGACACTGATGCCCTGCGCCAGGACCTGCGTGATCGCCGGGAGGCCCGGCCGGGTGGCCGGGATCTTGATGTAGAGGTTCGGCCGGTCCACCAGCCACCACAGGGCTTTCGCCTCCGCGACGGTGCGGGCGGTGTCCTGCGCGATCCTCGGGTCCACCTCGATCGACACCCGGCCGTCGACCCCGTCGGTGCGGTCGTAGACCTCGCGCAGCACGTCGCAGGCCCACCGCACGTCGTAGCTGGTCAGCATCCGCACCGCCTCGCCCACGTCGGTGCCGCGCAGCGCGAGGTCACGCACCTGGTCGTCGTACGCCGCGCCGTCCGAGAGCGCCTTCTGGAAGATGGAGGGGTTGGTCGTGACGCCGACGACCTCCTTCTCCCGGACCAGGTCCGCGAGATTCCCCGTGCGCAGCCGGTCGCGGGACAGGTCGTCGAGCCAGACGGCGACGCCCGCCGAGGTCAGGTCGGTCAGAGCAGACATCAGGGCAGCTCCAGAGCTAGTCGGTGTTGGTCGTCCTGCCCAACTTCGACAGCGACGATCGCGCTGCAGCGACGACGCGCTCGGCGGTCATCCCGAACTGCTCGAAGAGCACCGTGTAGGGCGCGCTCGCCCCGAAGTGCTCGAGCGCCACGCACTCACCGGCCTCGCCCACCCACTCGTGCCAGCCCTGCGACACCGCCGCCTCGACCGAGACACGGGCCTTCACGTCGGCGGGGAACACGCCGCGCTGGTAGGCCTCGTCCTGGGCCCGGAACCACTCGACGCACGGCATCGACACGACGCGGGTCGGGACGCCCTCGGCCTCCAGTATCTCCTGTGCGGCGACGCAGATCTGCACCTCCGAGCCGGTGCCGACGAGCAGCACCTCCGGGGCGCCGTTGCTCGCATCCCGCAGGACGTACGCGCCCTTCGCCGTGCCCTCGGCGGACGCGAACACGCTCCGGTCGAAGGTGGGGACGTTCTGCCGGGTCAGGCAGATACCGGCCGGCCGGTCGGTCGTCTCGAGGATCGTCCGCCAGGCCACGGCGGTCTCGTTGCCGTCGGCGGGCCGCACCACGTCCAGCCCCGGTAGCGCGCGCAGCGAGGCAAGCTGCTCGATCGGCTGGTGCGTCGGCCCGTCCTCGCCGAGCCCGATCGAGTCGTGCGTCCAGACGTAGGTGACCGGCAGCTTCATGAGCGCGGCCAGACGGACGGCGCCGCGCATGTAGTCGCTGAAGATCAGGAAGGTGCCGCCGTAGACGCGGGTGCCGCCGTGCAGCGTGATGCCGTTCATCACCGCACCCATGGCGTGCTCACGGACGCCGAAGTGCAGTGTCCGGCCGTACGGGTCGGCACCCTTCAGCGGGTTGCCCTCCGGCAGGAACGACGCCGCCCCCTCGATGGTGGTGTTGTTGCTCTCCGCCAGGTCGGCGGAGCCCCCCCACAGCTCGGGGACGACCTCGCCCAGCGCGGCCAGCACCGCGCCACTGGCCTTGCGGGTGGCGATCCCCTTCTGGTCGGCGTCGAACGACGGCAGTGCTGCGGCCCAGCCGTCGGGCAGCCGGCGGGCCTGCATCCGCTCGTGCAGCGCCTTGCGCTGCGGGTTCGCCGCGGCCCAGGCGTCGTACTGCTCCTGCCAGGAGGCACGGGCGGCACGGCCGCGTTCGACCACCTGACGGGCGTGCTGCACGATCTCGTCGGGCGCGTGGAACTTGGCGTCCACCGGGAAGCCGATCGCCTGCTTGGTCAGCCGCACCTCCTCCTCGCCCAGCGCCGCGCCGTGCGCCTTGCCGGTGTTCTGCAGGTTCGGCGCGGGCCAGCCGATGATCGTGCGCATCGAGACGAAGGACGGCCGGTCGGTCTCCGCCCGGGCCGCGGTGAGCGCGGCGTACACCTCCTGGACGTCGTTGCCGTCCTCGACCCGATGCGTGTGCCAGCCGTAGGCGGCGTAGCGGGCCACGACGTCCTCGCTGAACGCGGTCTGCGTGTCGCCCTCGATGGAGATGTGGTTGTCGTCGTAGAGGACCACGAGGTTGCCGAGGCGCTGGTGGCCGGCCAGCGACGAGGCCTCCGCACTGACGCCCTCCTCGAGGTCGCCGTCCGAGGCGATGCACCAGATCGTGTGGTCGAACGGGCTCTGACCGGCCGGCGCCTCGGGATCGAGCAGTCCGCGCTCGTAGCGCGCCGCCATCGCCATGCCGACGGCGTTCCCGACGCCCTGCCCGAGCGGCCCGGTGGTGACCTCCACGCCTGGCGTGTGACCGTGCTCCGGGTGGCCCGGGGTGAGCGAGCCCCACTGCCTCAGGTGGGCGATGTCGTCGACCGTCAGGCCGTATCCGGACAGGAACAGCTGGACGTAGAGCGTCAGGCTCGTGTGGCCGCAGGACAGCAGGAGCCGGTCGCGGCCGGTCCAGTCCGGGTCGCTCGGGTCGTGCCGCAGCAGCCGCTGGTAGATCAGGTAGGCAGACGGCGCGAGGCTCATGGCTGTTCCGGGATGGCCGGAACCGGCGGCCTCCACGGCGTCCATCGCGAGAGCGCGCGAGACCTCCACGGCGGCGCGGTCGAGGTCGGTCCACTCGAGCTGGCGGGCATCGGTCTGAGAAGCGGTCATATGGCTGCTGTCGCCTTCGTCGGTGGGGCGGGCGGCGGGAACGGTGATCCACGGACCCTAGACCCAGCGGTTCCCCGGCGGGTAGCCGTCAACCCGCTGCCGCCCCGGCCCGGCAGGCTGGGCCGCGGGCCCGTCGGTAGACTCGGCGCCGTGACGACCCTCGCGGACCAGACCGCCGCCACGGCGGTCCCGGGCCGCGGACGTGAGGCCGGACTGCGGGCCACCGTGGGCGCCTACGTCGCCCTCACCAAGCCGCGCATCATCGAACTGCTGCTGGTCACGACCGTCCCGACCATGGTGCTGGCCGAGCAGGGCATGCCCTCCCTGGGGCTGGTGCTCGCGACCCTGACCGGCGGCTCGCTCGCGGCCGGCAGCGCGAACGCCCTGAACTGCTACTACGACCGCGACATCGACGTGGTCATGGACCGCACCTCCAGCCGGCCGCTCGCGCAGCGCACGGTGCCGCCGTTCAACGCCTTCGTGTTCGGCCTGGTGCTCGGCGTCCTGTCGTTCGTCGGATTGGCCGTGACGACCAACCTGCTGTCCGCGGTGCTCGCCGTCACGGCCATCGCCTTCTACGTCGTCGTCTACACGATGCTGCTCAAGCGGCGGACCTCACAGAACATCGTGTGGGGCGGGGCCGCAGGCTGCATGCCGGTGCTGATCGGCTGGTCCGCCGTCACCGGCACCGTCGCCTGGCCGGCGCTCGTGCTGTTCCTGGTCATCTTCTTCTGGACCCCGCCGCACTTCTGGGCGCTGGCGATGCGCTTCCGCGAGGACTACGCCGCCGCGGCCGTGCCGATGCTGCCGGTGGTCGCCTCCGCGTCCGTCGTCGCCGGCCGGATCGTCGCCTACTCCTGGGCGATGGTCGGCACGTCGCTGCTCCTGGTGGCCCCGCTCGGTCCCTCCGGCCCCGTCTACGCCGTCGGCGCCGTACTCCTGGGCGCGGTCTTCCTGCGCGAGGCGCACCTGCTGCGCAGCAGGGTCCGCAGCGGCGGCGAGGCCAATCCGATGCGGCTGTTCCACTGGTCCATCAGCTACCTGGCCCTGCTGTTCGTCGCCGTGGCGGTCGACGCGCTGCTCTGACCGATATGTCGGTGCCTGCCCGGAGCACCCCGCCATGAGCAAGATCTTCGGAAGATCCCCAAGACCAGGGGGCTGTGGATGTTCCGAAGATCTTGAACCTGTCTACCTCGTGCCGACCCTGCCGGTGGCCTTCGCCGTCGCGGGAGTGTCGGCCGTACGACGCGCCGACGGGGGACCACCGTCCACCTGGCCGCGCGCAGGATCCGTTGAAGGTGGTCCGACCGGTCGGCCCCGGTCCCGCAGCGCGAGCACCGCATGGACGGCCGCGACGACGACCGCGCAGGCCCCGACCAGGTGCAGCGCCACCAGCACGACCGGCAGGCCCGTGAGGTACTGCACGAAGCCGAGCAGGCCCTGCGCGAGTTCCACCGCGAGCAGGATGCCCATCGGCCGGGACGGAGCGCCGGTGGCCCTGAGCGCGGCCCAGAAGGCGGCGGTGAGCCCGACCAGCAGGAAGACGAGATGGGCGTGCAGCTGGCTGACCGCCTCGGGGTCCAGCCCGGTACGGCCCGCGGCCGCGTCGCCGGAATGGGGGCCGCTGCCGGTGACGACGGTGCCGGCCACCAGGGTGGCGGCGACGACCACGAGCAGGGCCCAGCCGAGCCGTCGCAGCGGCGGGCCGACCAGGGACCGGGGCGGCAGGTCACCCTCGCGGGCGCGTTGGTGCAGCACGACGGCCAGCGCGATGAGCACCGTGGACAGCAGGAAGTGGCCCATCACGGTCCACGGGTTGAGCCCGGTGAGGACCGTGATGCCACCGAGAAGTGCCTGCGCCGGGATGCCGAGCAGGACGAGCACCGCCAGGCGGCGCATCCCGGGCCGCACCGGGCGCTGCCGCCACACCGCGACGGTGGTCGCCAGCACGACGGCCAGCAGGACGAAGGTCAGCAACCGGTTGCCGAACTCGATGACGCCGTGCAGGGCGTACTCGGCCGTCGGCGTGTAGCTGTCGGCCGTGCAGCGCGGCCAGGTCGGGCAGCCCAGGCCGCTGGAGGTCAGCCGGACGGCTCCGCCGGTGACGACGATCGCGCTGTTGGCCAGCACGCTCGCGAGGGCGAGCCGGCGCACCGTGCGCGGGGCCGGGCGGGGAGGCACGGGACAAGCCTAGGACGCGGTGACGTTCAGCCGCCTACTCCCAGCGGAACAGCCGGCTGGCCGCGGCCAGCGAGACGACCGCCCAGCCGGTCAGCACCGTGAGCGACAGCAGCGGCAGCGCCGCACCGTCGACCAGCACGTCGCGCAGCCCGGTCGACAGCGCCGCCGTCGGCAGCAGCGACAGCAGCGGCGCGGCTGCGCCGAAGGCCGAGACCGGGAACAGCACCCCGCCGAGGACGAGCAGGACGAACCAGAGCAGGTTGGCCACGGCCAGCGTGGTGAGGCCGGGCAGGGTCCCGCCGAGCAGCAGCCCCAGGCCGCTGAAGGCGGCAGTGCCGAGGACGACCAGGGCCAGCACTGCCAGCACCGACCCGGCGGGATCCCAGCCCAGCGCCAGCCCGACGCCGCAGAGCAGCGTGACCTGGAGCAGCTCGATCGCGAGCACCGTCAGCGTCTTGGCGACCAGCAACACCGGTCGTGGGAGGGCAGTGGCGCCCAGCCGCTTGAGCACGCCGTACTGCCGTTCGAAGCCGACGCCGATCGCCTGGCCGGTGAAGGCGGTCGACATCACCGCCAGCGCCAGCACGCCCGGGACGAAGAAGTTCGCCCGCGGGCCCTCCACCGGGATGAACGGCACCGTGACCAGCACGACGAGCAGCCCGAGCGGGACGACCAGGCTCAGCAGCACCTGCTCGCCGTTGCGCAGGACGAGCTTGAGCTCGGCCGCCGTCTGGGCCGCGAGCATCCGGGCAAGGGATGCCGCGCCCGGGCGCGGGGCGAACTCACCGGTCTGCCAGGTCACCTGTCCACGCTCATGTCCGCAGCGCCGTCCCGGTGAGCTCGAGGAAGACGTCCTCGAGGCTGCGTTGCTCGACCCGCAGGTCGGCGGCCATGGCGCCGTGGGTGGCACACCACGCGGTCACGGTGGCCAGCAGCTGCGGATCGATGGCGCCGCCGTGCGGCCCCTCGACGAGGTACTGCCCCGCCGGCGACTCCTTCGCGGCGCAGCCGGGAGGCAGCGCCAGCAGCAGCTGGTCGAGGTCGAGCCCGGGGACGCTGCGGAAGCGCAGCTGACCGGTCGTGCCCCGCGAGGTGAGCTCTGTGACGGTCCCGGCCGCGACGACGCGTCCGTGGTCGACGACCACCACGTCGTCGGCCAGCCGCTCGGCCTCGTCGAGCAGGTGGGTGGTGAGGACGACCGTGGCGCCGTCCGCACGCAGCGCCTCGACCAGCTCCCAGGTGCTCCGGCGGGCCTGCGGGTCCAGCCCTGCCGTCGGCTCGTCGAGGAAGACCAGCTCGGGCCGGCCGACGATGGCCAGCCCGAGCGACAGCCGCTGCTGCTGGCCGCCGGACAGTCGGCGGTAGGGCGTGCGGGCCACCTCGAGCAGCCCCAGCCGGGCCAGCAGGTCGTCCGGGTCGAGCGGGTGGGCCGCGTAGGCGGCGACGAGGCGGAGCATCTCGGCGCAGCGCAGCCCCGGATAGGCGCCGCCGATCTGTGGCATGACGCCCACCCGGGGCCGCAGCGACGGGTCCCGGGGCGGGAGGCCGAGCACCCGCACGCTGCCGGCGTCCGGGCTGCGGAAGCCCTGGCAGATCTCGACGGTGGTGGTCTTGCCGGCGCCGTTGGGGCCCAGCAGCGCGAGCACGCTGCCGGCCCGCACGCGGAACGACAGGTCGTCCACAACCGCTCGCCCGGAGTAGCTCTTTCCCAGCCCGACGACGTCGAGAGCGGGCGTGGTCACACCTGCAAGGGTACGGGCGGGTGCGCCGGTCCGCGCCGCGGCGGGCCTCCGGAAGGGCCCGCCGTGGCACTCCGCACGCCGGTCAGCGGCGACCCGGTTCGACGTGGGGACGTATTTACGCGACACTGGCGTTGTGGAAACAGAGAGCAGGCAGAGGGACGAGGTGATGACGCAGGTGATGACCCAGGTCGCCGGCACCCGCGAGCGGGTCCGGTCGCTGCTGCTCGCCCTCGGACCGTCGACCGCCGCCACTCTGGGCGACCGGCTCGGCCTGAGCCCGGCGGCCGTCCGCAAGCACCTCGACGCGCTGCTGCTCGATGGCATCGTGACGACTCGTGCGCCCCGCGTCCGCGGCCTGCGCGGTCGTGGTCGTCCCGCGCGGCTCTACGCCCTCACGGACGCCGGCCATGCCACCGGTCCCGCGGCCTACGACGATCTGGCCACCAGCGCCCTGCGCTTCCTGGCCGACGCGGCGGGGGAGTCGGCTGTGGAGCACTTCGCGCAGGCGCGGGTGGCCGAGCTCGAGTCGCGCTACGCCGAGCAGATGCGCGGCACCGCGCCGCAGGACCGGCCGGCCGTGCTCGCCGCTGCCCTGTCCGCCGACGGCTATGCCGCCACGGCGTCCGGGCACGGGGTCGGCGTGCAGCTGTGCCAGCACCACTGTCCCGTTCAGCACGTGGCTGCGGAGTTCCCGCAGCTGTGCGACGCCGAGACGGCGGCCCTCGGGCGGCTGCTCGACGTGCACGTCCAGAGACTCGCGACGATCGCCCACGGCGACGGCGTGTGCACCACCTTCATCCCGGCAGTCCCCCATGTGGAAGCGAAGGCAAAGCGATGACGACCACGCAGGACCAGCAGCTCGAGGGCCTCGGCACCTACAAGTTCGGCTGGGCCGACTCCGACGTCGCAGGCTCCACGGCGAAGCGCGGCATCAACGACGAGGTCGTGCGCAACATCTCGGCCCTCAAGTCCGAGCCGCAGTGGATGCTGGACATGCGGCTGAAGGGGCTGAAGCTGTTCGAGAAGAAGCCCATGCCGACCTGGGGCTCGGACCTGTCCGGCATCCACTTCGACAACATCAAGTACTTCGTGCGGTCGACGGAGAAGCAGGCGACCTCCTGGGAGGACCTGCCCGAGGACATCAAGAGCACCTACGACAAGCTCGGCATCCCGGAGGCGGAGAAGCAGCGGCTGGTCGCCGGCGTCGCCGCGCAGTACGAGTCGGAGGTCGTCTACCACCAGATCCGCGAGGACCTGGAGGAGAAGGGCGTCATCTTCGTCGACACCGACACCGGCCTGCGCGAGCACGAGGAGCTGTTCCGCGAGTACTTCGGCTCGGTGATCCCGGTCGGTGACAACAAGTTCGCCGCCCTGAACACCGCGGTCTGGTCCGGCGGGTCGTTCATCTACGTGCCCAAGGGCGTCACGGTCGACATCCCCCTGCAGGCCTACTTCCGCATCAACACCGAGAACATGGGCCAGTTCGAGCGGACCCTGATCATCGCCGACGAGGGCTCCTCGGTGCACTACGTCGAGGGCTGCACCGCCCCGATCTACAGCAGCGACTCCCTGCACTCCGCCGTGGTCGAGATCATCGTGAAGAAGGACGCCCACGTCCGCTACACGACGATCCAGAACTGGTCGAACAACGTCTACAACCTGGTCACCAAGCGGACCGC
Proteins encoded in this window:
- a CDS encoding COX15/CtaA family protein, producing MPPRPAPRTVRRLALASVLANSAIVVTGGAVRLTSSGLGCPTWPRCTADSYTPTAEYALHGVIEFGNRLLTFVLLAVVLATTVAVWRQRPVRPGMRRLAVLVLLGIPAQALLGGITVLTGLNPWTVMGHFLLSTVLIALAVVLHQRAREGDLPPRSLVGPPLRRLGWALLVVVAATLVAGTVVTGSGPHSGDAAAGRTGLDPEAVSQLHAHLVFLLVGLTAAFWAALRATGAPSRPMGILLAVELAQGLLGFVQYLTGLPVVLVALHLVGACAVVVAAVHAVLALRDRGRPVGPPSTDPARGQVDGGPPSARRTADTPATAKATGRVGTR
- a CDS encoding ABC transporter permease; this encodes MTWQTGEFAPRPGAASLARMLAAQTAAELKLVLRNGEQVLLSLVVPLGLLVVLVTVPFIPVEGPRANFFVPGVLALAVMSTAFTGQAIGVGFERQYGVLKRLGATALPRPVLLVAKTLTVLAIELLQVTLLCGVGLALGWDPAGSVLAVLALVVLGTAAFSGLGLLLGGTLPGLTTLAVANLLWFVLLVLGGVLFPVSAFGAAAPLLSLLPTAALSTGLRDVLVDGAALPLLSLTVLTGWAVVSLAAASRLFRWE
- a CDS encoding ABC transporter ATP-binding protein — translated: MTTPALDVVGLGKSYSGRAVVDDLSFRVRAGSVLALLGPNGAGKTTTVEICQGFRSPDAGSVRVLGLPPRDPSLRPRVGVMPQIGGAYPGLRCAEMLRLVAAYAAHPLDPDDLLARLGLLEVARTPYRRLSGGQQQRLSLGLAIVGRPELVFLDEPTAGLDPQARRSTWELVEALRADGATVVLTTHLLDEAERLADDVVVVDHGRVVAAGTVTELTSRGTTGQLRFRSVPGLDLDQLLLALPPGCAAKESPAGQYLVEGPHGGAIDPQLLATVTAWCATHGAMAADLRVEQRSLEDVFLELTGTALRT
- a CDS encoding helix-turn-helix domain-containing protein, whose amino-acid sequence is MTQVMTQVAGTRERVRSLLLALGPSTAATLGDRLGLSPAAVRKHLDALLLDGIVTTRAPRVRGLRGRGRPARLYALTDAGHATGPAAYDDLATSALRFLADAAGESAVEHFAQARVAELESRYAEQMRGTAPQDRPAVLAAALSADGYAATASGHGVGVQLCQHHCPVQHVAAEFPQLCDAETAALGRLLDVHVQRLATIAHGDGVCTTFIPAVPHVEAKAKR
- the sufB gene encoding Fe-S cluster assembly protein SufB, yielding MTTTQDQQLEGLGTYKFGWADSDVAGSTAKRGINDEVVRNISALKSEPQWMLDMRLKGLKLFEKKPMPTWGSDLSGIHFDNIKYFVRSTEKQATSWEDLPEDIKSTYDKLGIPEAEKQRLVAGVAAQYESEVVYHQIREDLEEKGVIFVDTDTGLREHEELFREYFGSVIPVGDNKFAALNTAVWSGGSFIYVPKGVTVDIPLQAYFRINTENMGQFERTLIIADEGSSVHYVEGCTAPIYSSDSLHSAVVEIIVKKDAHVRYTTIQNWSNNVYNLVTKRTAVHEGGRMEWIDGNIGSKVTMKYPACYLLGERASGETLSIAFAGEGQHQDAGAKMVHAAPRTTSNIVSKSVARGGGRTSYRGLIQVQEGATGSRSNVVCDALLVDTISRSDTYPYVDVREDDVSLGHEATVSRVGEDQLFYLRSRGLTEQEAMAMVVRGFVEPIARELPMEYALELNRLIELQMEGSVG